The Pseudodesulfovibrio sp. zrk46 genome contains a region encoding:
- a CDS encoding methyltransferase — translation MAAIDTEAILERRDYFPRGMVQPEGGYRFSLDSLLLACFASPGRQHVGIDLGCGCGVVGIAMLLRQPDLKITGVEIDQDAAEAAEENGVNLHLIDKFSVEQGDVTAWRPEKVVDFVVSNPPYRELGRGRVSQGEERKTARFENRANFAAFARCAAIALKTRGKFAFVHLPERLPEIMAGLAAAKLEPKRMRMVYGRPGETARMVLMETVKAGGPGLQVEPPLFLHEGEGQDTRVTEEAIEFCPYLRCNR, via the coding sequence GTGGCTGCCATTGATACCGAAGCGATACTCGAACGGCGTGATTATTTCCCGCGCGGAATGGTCCAGCCCGAGGGTGGGTACCGCTTTTCACTCGACTCATTGCTGCTTGCCTGTTTTGCCTCTCCGGGGCGTCAACATGTGGGCATCGATCTCGGTTGCGGTTGTGGCGTTGTCGGCATCGCAATGCTCCTTCGTCAGCCAGATTTGAAGATAACGGGCGTCGAGATTGATCAAGATGCTGCAGAGGCTGCCGAGGAAAATGGAGTCAATCTGCACCTTATCGATAAGTTCTCTGTAGAGCAGGGTGACGTGACTGCGTGGCGGCCCGAAAAAGTGGTAGATTTCGTGGTCTCCAATCCCCCCTATCGGGAGCTTGGTAGAGGGCGTGTGAGTCAGGGAGAGGAGCGTAAGACAGCTCGGTTTGAGAACCGCGCCAACTTCGCCGCCTTTGCTCGTTGCGCTGCCATTGCTCTCAAAACCCGAGGCAAGTTTGCCTTCGTTCACCTGCCCGAGCGGCTGCCTGAAATCATGGCCGGATTGGCTGCGGCCAAGTTGGAGCCCAAGCGTATGCGGATGGTGTATGGCCGTCCCGGCGAGACCGCCAGAATGGTGCTCATGGAGACGGTCAAAGCAGGTGGCCCGGGCCTCCAGGTTGAGCCGCCGCTATTCCTTCACGAAGGGGAAGGGCAAGATACCAGAGTGACGGAAGAGGCTATTGAATTTTGTCCGTACCTCAGATGCAATCGATAA
- a CDS encoding C-GCAxxG-C-C family (seleno)protein: MSDYVKKRVTDLFGNGQLFCAETVLAVMAEAGGRDPKQLVGMATGFCSGAARTNGQCGAVSGAIMGIGLYAGRTEPGGDYEPAYALVQDFLERFNEKCGSINCLALTGCDFSTPEGQERFAEKRLIRKCIQYAVFAIDTALELLRGEGYLPEMAEMLKSQIAPCGLSCGKCLAYDGGPIQVAAQTLTSELGDKFGAYAKRFEGMNPVFANYGSFKELLDFMAGGSCSGCREKGCLFKACRVPKCAKEHGVDFCFQCDQFPCEEHGMPDALAARWKANNEAMADRGVEAWFVEWMDRHRYL, encoded by the coding sequence ATGAGTGATTACGTAAAAAAAAGAGTGACCGATCTGTTTGGAAACGGGCAGTTGTTCTGTGCTGAAACCGTCCTTGCCGTCATGGCTGAAGCAGGCGGTAGAGATCCCAAGCAGCTTGTCGGGATGGCCACCGGGTTCTGTAGCGGGGCTGCCCGCACCAATGGGCAATGTGGTGCTGTTTCTGGCGCAATAATGGGCATCGGTCTCTATGCCGGACGGACAGAGCCGGGGGGCGACTATGAACCAGCCTACGCCTTGGTGCAGGATTTTTTGGAGCGGTTTAATGAGAAGTGTGGCTCCATTAATTGCCTCGCACTGACCGGTTGCGACTTTTCCACCCCAGAGGGGCAGGAGCGGTTCGCTGAGAAGCGGCTTATCCGAAAATGCATTCAATACGCTGTGTTTGCGATAGATACTGCGCTGGAGCTGTTACGAGGGGAGGGCTATCTCCCGGAGATGGCGGAGATGCTGAAATCGCAGATCGCGCCGTGCGGCCTCTCGTGTGGTAAATGTCTGGCCTATGACGGCGGCCCGATACAGGTGGCGGCCCAGACGCTGACATCTGAGCTGGGCGACAAATTTGGGGCTTACGCGAAACGGTTCGAAGGGATGAACCCGGTGTTTGCCAACTACGGTTCCTTCAAAGAGCTGCTCGATTTTATGGCAGGGGGATCATGCTCGGGCTGTCGGGAAAAGGGATGTCTGTTCAAAGCTTGCCGAGTGCCGAAATGTGCCAAGGAACACGGGGTGGATTTCTGCTTCCAGTGTGACCAGTTCCCGTGCGAAGAACACGGTATGCCAGACGCGTTGGCGGCTCGTTGGAAAGCAAACAATGAGGCCATGGCTGACAGGGGTGTCGAGGCGTGGTTCGTAGAATGGATGGACCGCCATCGCTATCTGTAA
- the murJ gene encoding murein biosynthesis integral membrane protein MurJ — MSTHGKTIAKNAAVVAGATLISRVLGFLRDVIVAFALGAGLFADAFFVAFRIPNLLRRLFGEGSLTMAFIPVYSRVREEEGEEAAQAMARSAMIWLAVVLCGITVLAEVLAGPLTMGIAPGFTKNLEQFEATVDLIRICFPYVIFICGVALCMGILNSRNHFLAPALAPVVLNVALIGSALIGHFFGLNVAYSMAYGVVIGGVGQFLLQQPFLHSTGFRWRGPWSWKNKGVARMGLLMLPTVFGAAVYQINILLGTLLASYLPVGSVSYLYYADRLVQFPLGVFGIAVSTAALPSLARLAAKGEMEEFDGALSVALGLTLFIALPAAAGLIGLANPVISLLFERGAFTAEAVDATSRALVAYSIGLPFIALARPLVAGFYALEDTKTPVKIAVVCLVANIGFGIWLMQFMAHVGLALAVSISSCLNFVLLHVLLARKRGSVLVPLSSAVKTTLLSVGVGFGAYVAASHDPWWLAAIPVLVVLYIGAAYVLRMDEARMFADLIRSRIRRKRRGQEA; from the coding sequence GTGAGTACACACGGTAAAACCATAGCAAAGAACGCTGCTGTTGTAGCAGGCGCAACCCTGATTTCAAGGGTGTTGGGGTTTCTTAGAGATGTCATCGTAGCCTTTGCCCTGGGCGCAGGACTCTTTGCTGACGCCTTTTTTGTGGCGTTTCGTATCCCGAATCTGCTGAGGCGGCTCTTTGGTGAAGGGTCGCTGACCATGGCGTTTATCCCGGTATATTCGCGCGTTAGGGAAGAAGAAGGCGAAGAGGCTGCGCAGGCGATGGCTCGTTCTGCTATGATCTGGCTCGCCGTGGTGCTCTGCGGCATCACCGTGCTGGCAGAAGTGCTGGCTGGTCCGCTTACTATGGGGATAGCGCCGGGTTTTACCAAGAATCTCGAGCAGTTTGAGGCTACGGTTGACCTTATTCGAATTTGCTTCCCTTATGTTATTTTTATTTGTGGCGTGGCCCTGTGTATGGGCATCCTCAATTCGCGGAATCACTTTCTGGCCCCCGCGCTTGCTCCTGTTGTGCTCAATGTCGCATTGATCGGCTCAGCCTTGATAGGTCATTTCTTCGGACTTAATGTGGCATATTCCATGGCATATGGCGTGGTTATCGGCGGTGTTGGGCAATTCCTTTTGCAGCAGCCTTTCCTGCATTCCACTGGGTTCCGATGGCGCGGACCGTGGTCGTGGAAGAACAAGGGCGTGGCCCGTATGGGGCTGCTCATGTTGCCCACTGTGTTTGGCGCTGCGGTCTACCAGATCAACATCCTGCTCGGCACCTTGCTGGCCTCCTACCTTCCGGTGGGTTCGGTCTCTTATCTCTATTATGCCGACAGGTTGGTGCAATTCCCTCTCGGAGTATTCGGCATCGCCGTATCTACCGCAGCCTTACCGAGTCTGGCCAGGCTGGCTGCGAAAGGGGAGATGGAAGAGTTCGACGGCGCGCTGTCTGTGGCGCTTGGGCTGACCCTGTTCATCGCGCTTCCGGCCGCTGCCGGCTTGATAGGGCTGGCTAACCCGGTCATTTCGCTGTTATTCGAGCGCGGAGCCTTTACCGCAGAGGCCGTGGATGCCACCTCCCGCGCTTTGGTGGCCTATTCCATCGGGCTGCCATTCATCGCTCTGGCCCGTCCTCTGGTAGCTGGGTTCTATGCGCTGGAGGACACCAAAACGCCGGTCAAGATCGCGGTGGTGTGCCTCGTCGCTAACATCGGCTTCGGTATCTGGTTGATGCAGTTCATGGCCCATGTCGGTCTCGCTTTGGCTGTGAGTATCTCCTCCTGTCTGAATTTTGTGCTCCTCCATGTGTTGCTGGCTCGTAAGCGCGGTTCCGTGCTGGTTCCCCTTTCTTCGGCAGTGAAAACAACGCTCCTCAGCGTGGGCGTCGGGTTTGGTGCATACGTTGCCGCTTCCCATGACCCATGGTGGCTGGCAGCCATCCCCGTTTTGGTGGTCCTGTATATCGGCGCGGCCTATGTGCTTCGTATGGACGAGGCGCGTATGTTTGCCGATTTGATTCGTTCTCGCATCCGCCGCAAGCGTCGTGGGCAGGAGGCGTAG